Below is a genomic region from Persicimonas caeni.
AGACAAGCGAGCGCACTGAGCGCCAGCGAGCGCTTCAAGCGACTGAGGATGCGACCTTTTCGCGATTCTACCATGTACTCGCCTGCAGGAGAGGTGACGTCGGCCCGAATATATCAAGACTCCCGCAACTTCGCCAAGTTGGGGCGATACGGCGCCTCGACGACGCCCTCTTCGGTGATGATCGCGGTCACCAACGTGTTCGGCGTGACGTCGAAGGCCGGGTGCGCCACCTGCACGCCCTCGGGGGCGATCGCCTGCTCTTTGATGTGGGTGACCTCACGCGCGCTTCGCTGCTCGATGGGGATCTCGTCGCCCGACTGCGCCTCGAAGTCGATCGTGGAGACCGGCGCGGCCACGTAGAACGGGATGCCGTGGTGCTTGCACAGCACCGCCAGCCCGTAGGTGCCGATCTTGTTGGCGATATCGCCGTTGGCGACCACTCGATCGGTGCCCACGATGACCGCGTCGACCTCGCCCTCTTTCATAAAATGCGCGGCCATGCTGTCGGTGATCAGCGTGCACGGGATCTCGTCTTTCATGCACTCCCAGGCGGTCAGCCGCGCGCCCTGCAGGTACGGCCGCGTCTCGTCGACCCACACGTGCTCGAGCTTGCCGGCCGCGTGCGCCGCCCGGATGATGCCCAGCGCGGTGCCGTAGCCGCCGGTGGCCAGCCCGCCGGTATTGCAGTGGGTGAGCACCTTGGCGCCCTCGGGCAGCAAGTCGGCGCCCAGCCGGCCCATGCGCAGGTTATTGTCGCGGTCCTCGGTGAAGATCGCCTCGGCCTCCTCGAAGAGGCGCGCGACGAGCGCCGGCGCGTCGAGCTCCGAGCTCTCGGCGACCGTGCGCTTCATGCGCTCGATGGCCCAGAACAAGTTGACCGCCGTGGGGCGCGTCTTCGACAGGTGGTCGTAGACGTCTTCGAGCTTCTCTTCGATCTCGTCGCGCTCGGCCTCCACGGCGAGCACGCGAGCGGCCAGCGCCACCCCGTAAGCTGCCGCGATGCCGATGGCCGGCGCCCCGCGAATGACCATGTCGCGAATGCCGTCGGCGACCTCGGCGTAGGTCGACATCTCGTGCCAGTGCTCTTCAGCCGGCAACAAGCGCTGGTCGAGCATCTTCAGGTGCCCGCGGTCGAGCGCTCCGACCCACTGAACCGGTGCTACTGCTGTTTCCATTTGTTCCTCCAGAATCTCACGTAGATCTTATGATTTTTGAACAACAACAGGCTTTTTGAACCGGTTATTAGTTCTTGGTTCTTGGTTCTTGACGGCTGAAACGTGCAGCTCGATTGGACTGCAGTAATTTTCGAGAGTCACTGCCGTTATGAATGAGCAAGAGACCTCGATTCGCAAGAACCAAGAACCAAGAACCAAGAACCAACTCACCGATCTTCGTCGAGGCGATCTCGTAGCATTTCATTGGCAAGCTGGGGGTTAGCCTGTCCTTTGGTGGCTCGCATGACCTGCCCGACGAACCAACCGACGATATTGGTGTTCCCTTCCCGATAGGTGGCCACCTGGTCGGGATTATCCGCGATGATGCCGTCGATGATCTCGCCGAGCGCGCCCTCGTCCGAGATCTGTTTCAACCCCTTCTCCTCGACGATTTCTTCCGGATCGCCGCCCGAGGCGAGCATCTCCTCGAAGACCTGCTTGGCGATCTTGCCGCTGATGACGTCCTCGTCGATCAGACGCACGAGCTTGCCGAGCTCGGGCGGGCGCACCGCGACCGTCTCGATGGTCGTCTGGGCGTCCAGGCGCCCCAGCAGCTCGTTGATCACCCAGTTGGCCACGCCCTTCGGGTTGTCCGCGTAGGCGTCGACGGCCTGCTCGAAATACTCGGCCAGGAGCCGGTCGTCGGTGAGCACGCCGGCGTCGTAGGCGCTCAGCTCGTACTCCTCCTGGTAGCGCGCGCGCTTTTCGGCCGGAAGCTCCGGCAGCGACTCGCGCACCTCCTCGCGCCACGCCTCGTCGATCACAATCGGCGGCAAGTCGGGCTCCGGGAAATACCGATAGTCGTGCGACTCCTCCTTGGAGCGCATCGCGAACGTCTCACCCTTCGACGGGTTGTATAGCCGCGTCTCCTGGACGACCTCCCCGCCCGCCTCGACGAGCTCGATCTGGCGGTCGATCTCGTAGTTGATCGCGTCTTTGATGAACTTGAACGAGTTGATGTTCTTGAGCTCGGTGCGCGTGCCCAGCTCCTCCTGGCCCTTGGGCCGGATGGAGACGTTCGAGTCGCACCGAAACGACCCCTCCTGCATGTTGCCGTCGGAGACGCCCAGGTAGACGACGATATTGCGAAGCTCCTTCAAGTAGGCGACCGCCTCGTCCGCCGAGCGCATGTCGGGCGCGCTGACAATCTCGATGAGCGGCACCCCCGCCCGGTTCAGATCGACCAGGCTATACGGCCGATCCTCGACGTGCGTCGACTTGCCGGCGTCCTCCTCCATATGAATGCGCACGATGCCGATACGCTTCTTCTCCTCGGAGTCCTCCAGCTCGATGTCGAGGTGGCCGTGCTCGCACAACGGGTACTCGAACTGCGAGATCTGGTAGCCCTTGGGCAGGTCCGGATAGAAGTAATTCTTGCGCGCAAACTGGCTCCACTCGCGCACCTCGCAGTTGAGCGCAAACCCCGCCCGCATCGCATACTCGACCGCCGTGCGATTGAGCACCGGCAACACCCCCGGCAGCCCCAGGTCGACCTCGCTGACCTGCGTATTCGGCTGCGCCCCATAGGCCGCCGACGCCGAGCTGAAGATCTTCGACTTCGTCTGCAACTGGACGTGCACCTCCAGCCCGATGACGACTTCGTATTTGTCTCTCAGATTTGCCATAGTCTATTGCCCCAAAGGAGGATTTACCACGGGGAGCACGGGGACACGGGGAGAACAACAAAGCTTTTCTCCGTGCCCCTATGTACTCAGTGGTGAACTCGCCATTTCTTCTTCTAACTCGAGTGTTTCACTACGGGGAGCGCGGAGACACTGGGGACAGCTACATAAAGCCTTTCTCCGTGTCCCCGTGGCCCCCGTGGTGAATTCGCCGCTTATGCCTCCACCACCGCACCAATCGCCAGCATCGTCTCCTCGTCGAACGCCGGCGCGAGCACCTGCAAGCCCACGGGTAAGCCCGCGGCGGTCGCGCCGCAGGGGACGCTCATGCCCGGCAGCCCTGCCAGGTTGCACGAGATCGTGAAGATGTCTTCCAGGTACATCTGCAGCGGGTTCTCGCTCTTGTCGCCCAGTGCGAACGCCGGGGTCGGCGCGGTCGGGGCGACGATGGCGTCGACCTTGTCGAAGGCGTCGTCGAAGTCCTGGCGGATGAGCGTGCGCACCTGTTGGGCCTTGCCGTAGTACTGGTCGTAGTAGCCGGCCGACAGCACGTAGGTGCCCAGCATGATGCGGCGTTTGACCTCGTCGCCGAAGCCCTCGGAGCGCGAGTTTTCGTACATCTCGACCAGGTCCTCGCCCTCGGCGCGAAACCCGTAGCGCGCGCCGTCGTAGCGGGCGAGGTTGCTCGAGGCCTCGGCGGTGGCGATGAGGTAGTAAGTCGCCACGGCGTACTCGGTGTGCGGCAGCGAGACCTCGACGAGCTCGGCGCCCTGGGCTTCGAGGTCGTCGATGGCCGCGCGCACCAGCGCGCCGACCTCGTCGTCGACGCCGACCTCGGAGGCGAAATACTCTTTGGGCACGCCCAGCTTGAGCCCCTCGACGCCGCGGCCGACCGCGTCGGTGAACTTGGGCACGTCGCGCCGGGCGCTGGTGGCGTCGCGCGGGTCGAACCCGCAGATGACCTCGAGCAGGCGCGCGGCGTCGTCGACCGAGCGGGTCAGCGGACCGACCTGGTCGAGGCTCGAGGCGAACGCGATGAGCCCGTAGCGGCTCACCCGCCCGTAGGTCGGCTTGACGCCCACCACCCCGCAGTGGCTCGCCGGCTGGCGAATGCTGCCGCCGGTGTCGCTCCCCAGCGCGGCGACGCACTGGTTGGCGGCCACGGCCACCGCCGAGCCGCCCGACGAGCCGCCGGGCACCCGCTCGGGGTCGTGCGGGTTGAGCGCCGGGCCGAAGAACGAGTTCTCGTTCGACGAGCCCATCGCGAACTCGTCGAGGTTCGTCTTGCCCACCAAGATCGCGCCTGCGTCCTGGAGCCGCTCGACGACCGTGGCGCTATACGGCGCCTCGAACTCGGCGAGCATCCGACTCGCCGCGGTCGTCTGCCCGCCTTTGACGCACAGGTTGTCTTTGACGGCGACGGGCACACCCGCCAACGCGCCGAGCTCGGCGCCATTCTGGCGCGCCTCGTCGACCGCCCGCGCCTCGGCGAGCACAGCGTCGCGCTCGCGCACGCTGATGAAGGCGTTGAGGTTCTCGCCGGCCTCGATGGCGTCGAGCACGGCGCCCGCCGCGTCCTCCGCGGTCGCCTCGCCGGCCTCGAAAGCCTCGATGAGTTCGGAGATCGTTTTTGCGTTTAAGCTCATAACGTTATCTATTGTAGGCCTTCAGAAATCGAGGCGCCCTCTACATAGGCAATTAAGGACATAGGGGTTGCGAGTTGACGGTGATGGACGATTCGCAACCCCTATGTCCTTAATTGCTTATGTAGCAGGCGTTGCAAATCATCCATCCGTCCCAACTCGCAACCCTCAAATCCTTAATTGCTTATGTAGCAGGCGTTGCGAATCGTCCATCACCCTCAACTCGCCAATTCAACTCGGCACCATCAATCTTCCACGACTTTCGGCACACGAAACTGCCCGGCTTCGCTCTCGGGCGCATTGTGCAACACCTCGTCGTGATCGAGCCGCTGCTCGACCTCGTCGTCGCGCAGCCGCGACTCGAGCGCCACGGCGTGCGTGGTCGGCTCGACATCGGTCACGTCGAGCTCGTCGAGCTTGTCGACGTAGTCGAGAATCGAGCTCAGATCCTCGCGGTAATGCTCGACCTCGTCTTCGTCGAGCTCGATCCGGGCGAGCCTGGCGATATGCAGGACTTGTTCGCGTGAAATAGCCATCGTTCCTCCGTTTGCGGGACGGGTGGTTCATAGCATTTGGGCGGCGTGAAATCGAGCCTCTAGACCGAGCCCACGCCGTCTGCCTCCTCTCCGCCCGAAGGGAAGGAGAGGATTGAGGAGAGGACTCCCTTTCCACGCAGCGAAGCAAGTGGAGAGGGACCGAGGGAGAGGCTTTTTCGAGCGCCGACAAAAGCACCTCCTCCTGGATCCTCCTCCGTTCCGCTACCGCTTCACGGAAGAGGACACCTCTCCTTAATCCTCTCCCTCCCTTCGCTGCGCTACGGGTGGAGAGGAGACACATCACAATACGAACCTTATTTGAGCCACACCCCAACTTCACATATCCTGCCCACATAGCCGTCCAACTCCACCCGGGCCACCACGATGAAACTCCGATTACGCCTCGCCCCACTCCTACTTGCCCTGGCAGCCGCCTTCCTGCTCGCCGGCTGCGTCAACGTCGCCGGCGGCAGCCTCGGTGTGTCGCTGCTCGTCTTTTTGGTCGCCCTGATGGGCCTGGGCGCCGCCGCCTGCAGTGATGACACCTCTGAGGGCCGAGACACCGGCTGGCAGGTCGGCGAAGATACCGGCTCGGACGCCGACGACGCCGACGATGCGACCGACACGCAGGACGGCCGATGGGAGTCGTGCTGCGAGAACGGTCGCGTCGACTCGTGCTTCTGCCCGGCCGGCATGGCCTGCAATTACGGCATGTACACCGATTGCGGCGACGGCACGTGCTCCTACGACCCGCAGGGGTGCTACGACACCGGGGACGCCGGCGATGTGTCGGACACGACCGACACGACCGACACGACGGACACCTCGGATACCTCCGACACGACCGACACGGCCGACACCTCCGACGTCACCGACGAGCCCGATGGAACCTGGGAGCCGTGCTGCCAAGACGGACAGGTCGACACGTGCTTCTGCCCGGCGGGCGTGGCCTGCAACTACGGATGGTATACCGACTGCGGCGACGGCACGTGCGTGATGGGCGGCGGCGGCCAAGACGAATGTAAAGTTGACGCGGGAATGTAAACGATGAGCCACAAAGCAAGCTTCGCCGGCGGCATCTTCGCCGACTTTCACGACGAACTGATGGGCGTCGACATCGACTTCGACGCCTTCGACCCCTCTCGATTCGACGACGACCTGGTCCACCAAGCGCGCCACGTGTGGCTCGAGCGTTTCCAGACCGAGTTTCGCTCCACCCAGATCATGACGCGGTTCATGACCGAGGTCCTGGGCGCCGGCGACCCCGTCGACGTCTACGCCGGCTGCGTCGACCTCATCGAAGACGAGGTACGCCACGCCGCGCTGTGCGCCGGCATGTGCGGCGCGCTGGGCGTCGAGGCGCGCTTTCCCGACCCGGTCGCCCTGCAAGATCCCGAGCGCTTTCTGCGGGCGCCGATGGGCGAGCGCGCGCTGCACACCGCGATCACCATGGTGGCGATCAACGAGTCGCTGTCGTTCGGCTTCATCACCGACCTGCGCGAGCGCTGCGGGGAGCCGACGGTGCGCGCCGTGCTCGACGCGACCGTCGAGGACGAAGAGGGCCACCAAGATTTCGGCTGGATCTACATCGAAAAGTCGCTCGGGCGCTTCCCCCGCTCGACGATGAACGCCTGGCGGCACCTCGTGCAGACGACCCTGAAGACCCACCTCGACGCCGCCGGCCCCATTCTGGACGAGATGAGCGACGACGCCAAAGATCTGGCGAAGTGGCCCGACGCCGAGCGCGTCCAACTCGGCCTATACAGCCCGCAGCGTCAGGCGCTAGTCTTCCAGAAGACCTACCAAGAGGTCGTCAAACCGAAGCTCGAAAAGCTCGAGCTTCTGTAACGAGCTTCCGCAGGCAGTCGGACCCATGGCACAAGCAACCGCACAACAACCCAAAGCGATCTTCCACCCGTGGGTCGACGCGCTGGCCATCGGCGGGCTGTCCATCGGGTTCATCACCTTCCTGTTGCTCGTCGAGCCCAACTGGAACTCGAGCCAGGTCGCCGAGCAATTCGTCATCCTGTCGGCCCTGCTCAACTGGCCGCACTTCATGGCGACCTATTTTCTGCTCTATGGCTCCAAGGAGACCGTGGAGCGCTACCCGTGGTCGACCAAGTGGATGCCGCTGCTCTTGGGCGCGTACTGCCTGGCCACGATCTTCATCGCCCCCTACTCCGAGATGCCGCTCAACCTGGCGCTCTTCTCGGCCGGCGCGTATCTGGCCTGGCACTACACCGGCCAGACCTGGGGGATGATGGCCACCTTCTCGTACCTGGGCGGCGCGCCCATCGACGACTCCGAGAAGAAGTTCTTGCGCCTCAGCCTGCGCCTCTTGTTGGTCTGGCACCTCGTCTGGTTCCTGTTCCACCCGCCCGACTACGGGCTGCACGAGACGCTGCTGCCCAAGTACTACCTGGTCTACCGCTCCGCCTCGATCATCTTGATCGGCGCCGGCATCATCCTGGGCGGCTACGGG
It encodes:
- the mtnA gene encoding S-methyl-5-thioribose-1-phosphate isomerase, whose protein sequence is METAVAPVQWVGALDRGHLKMLDQRLLPAEEHWHEMSTYAEVADGIRDMVIRGAPAIGIAAAYGVALAARVLAVEAERDEIEEKLEDVYDHLSKTRPTAVNLFWAIERMKRTVAESSELDAPALVARLFEEAEAIFTEDRDNNLRMGRLGADLLPEGAKVLTHCNTGGLATGGYGTALGIIRAAHAAGKLEHVWVDETRPYLQGARLTAWECMKDEIPCTLITDSMAAHFMKEGEVDAVIVGTDRVVANGDIANKIGTYGLAVLCKHHGIPFYVAAPVSTIDFEAQSGDEIPIEQRSAREVTHIKEQAIAPEGVQVAHPAFDVTPNTLVTAIITEEGVVEAPYRPNLAKLRES
- the gatB gene encoding Asp-tRNA(Asn)/Glu-tRNA(Gln) amidotransferase subunit GatB, whose product is MANLRDKYEVVIGLEVHVQLQTKSKIFSSASAAYGAQPNTQVSEVDLGLPGVLPVLNRTAVEYAMRAGFALNCEVREWSQFARKNYFYPDLPKGYQISQFEYPLCEHGHLDIELEDSEEKKRIGIVRIHMEEDAGKSTHVEDRPYSLVDLNRAGVPLIEIVSAPDMRSADEAVAYLKELRNIVVYLGVSDGNMQEGSFRCDSNVSIRPKGQEELGTRTELKNINSFKFIKDAINYEIDRQIELVEAGGEVVQETRLYNPSKGETFAMRSKEESHDYRYFPEPDLPPIVIDEAWREEVRESLPELPAEKRARYQEEYELSAYDAGVLTDDRLLAEYFEQAVDAYADNPKGVANWVINELLGRLDAQTTIETVAVRPPELGKLVRLIDEDVISGKIAKQVFEEMLASGGDPEEIVEEKGLKQISDEGALGEIIDGIIADNPDQVATYREGNTNIVGWFVGQVMRATKGQANPQLANEMLRDRLDEDR
- the gatA gene encoding Asp-tRNA(Asn)/Glu-tRNA(Gln) amidotransferase subunit GatA yields the protein MSLNAKTISELIEAFEAGEATAEDAAGAVLDAIEAGENLNAFISVRERDAVLAEARAVDEARQNGAELGALAGVPVAVKDNLCVKGGQTTAASRMLAEFEAPYSATVVERLQDAGAILVGKTNLDEFAMGSSNENSFFGPALNPHDPERVPGGSSGGSAVAVAANQCVAALGSDTGGSIRQPASHCGVVGVKPTYGRVSRYGLIAFASSLDQVGPLTRSVDDAARLLEVICGFDPRDATSARRDVPKFTDAVGRGVEGLKLGVPKEYFASEVGVDDEVGALVRAAIDDLEAQGAELVEVSLPHTEYAVATYYLIATAEASSNLARYDGARYGFRAEGEDLVEMYENSRSEGFGDEVKRRIMLGTYVLSAGYYDQYYGKAQQVRTLIRQDFDDAFDKVDAIVAPTAPTPAFALGDKSENPLQMYLEDIFTISCNLAGLPGMSVPCGATAAGLPVGLQVLAPAFDEETMLAIGAVVEA
- the gatC gene encoding Asp-tRNA(Asn)/Glu-tRNA(Gln) amidotransferase subunit GatC, which translates into the protein MAISREQVLHIARLARIELDEDEVEHYREDLSSILDYVDKLDELDVTDVEPTTHAVALESRLRDDEVEQRLDHDEVLHNAPESEAGQFRVPKVVED
- a CDS encoding ferritin-like domain-containing protein → MSHKASFAGGIFADFHDELMGVDIDFDAFDPSRFDDDLVHQARHVWLERFQTEFRSTQIMTRFMTEVLGAGDPVDVYAGCVDLIEDEVRHAALCAGMCGALGVEARFPDPVALQDPERFLRAPMGERALHTAITMVAINESLSFGFITDLRERCGEPTVRAVLDATVEDEEGHQDFGWIYIEKSLGRFPRSTMNAWRHLVQTTLKTHLDAAGPILDEMSDDAKDLAKWPDAERVQLGLYSPQRQALVFQKTYQEVVKPKLEKLELL